In Streptomyces sp. NBC_01231, the sequence GTGGCTCGGGCCCGCGCCGAAGGCGGTACGGGCCCGAGCCGGGACTCGTGCGGACCGATGAGGGATGAATCGGCGCCGAACGAGGGCCGTCTCAGCGAGACGGCCCCCGGTGGAATCTTCAGCCGGACGTGGAAGCGCCGGTCTGAGGGGCTGTGTAGACGACGAATATCTTGCGCAGTCGTTCGTGGACGGTCCAGATTCCGGTCCAGCCAAGCGGGAAGTAGGCCGTGTCTCCTGCGGTCAGTTCGACGGGCTCCCCGTTGTCTTCGGCAACGGTCATGCGCCCTTCGACGACAGTGATGACCTCGCCTCGGTTCAGGAACTCCCAACGTGACGTACCGGGTTCGGATTCCCAGGTACCAGAGACGATGTGATTGTCGTCGCTCTTGTAAGCGAGATGGCTCCTGACGGTGATGGGCCCTGACAGGGGCGTGGCGCTGGGCGGCCCGAGAAGTGCTTCGTCGAGTTGGGCGGACGGGAGATCCGCTGCGCGGAATACCGTGGTCATCGAAATGTCCTCTCCGTGAAGGAAAACCGGGCG encodes:
- a CDS encoding cupin domain-containing protein, with the translated sequence MTTVFRAADLPSAQLDEALLGPPSATPLSGPITVRSHLAYKSDDNHIVSGTWESEPGTSRWEFLNRGEVITVVEGRMTVAEDNGEPVELTAGDTAYFPLGWTGIWTVHERLRKIFVVYTAPQTGASTSG